TGATCTGCTGCCATTTTTGTTAACACAATGAATAGAATGAATCCCGAATAGCCGAAGTTTATCGTCTCCCAATTACCTTAGTCTCCATAAAAACATTCAGCTTAATCTCTGTAGTATTACGATGCCTTTTCAATTTAATAGGCTTTTCTCCACTTTCTCGCCTAATGCGTCGTTAAATACTTCATGTGCTTCTCACACTTTACTTATTGCATCTACTGTGTAGTTGTTTGTGTAATCCCTAACACAGTACCTAGGATGATAAAGGTGCCAACATGACTTTTTTTACATCGTACATTTATCGTGGTCAATAACAGCAACTCAAAAGTAAGTCATTACATGTCAGAGTACCAACAGGACATGTACCGGGCTATCTAACGACCAATCTACGGATACGTCTGACAGCACGCTTGTCTGCACGTGTGGCGCATGTATCTTTAGGAACGTTTTCAGTCGCATTCAGCCTTTCAGACACTTCCTACCAATAAGGAAACTCTCATTGCAAGAAGAAAAACtataaacaacattttatttatttgaatatgcTGTTCTTCCAAATGTCATAGCGAAACAGCGTAAGCACTGCTAGGCAACCATGaaacagaattatatatatatatatctaattaacaccaacaaatcacaactatgaaataaaaaatagatcAATATAATTAACAGCCACAAATGACACCCTTGATACAGATATTTAGATATATCTACTTAACACCTTCAAATGGCACCCATGATACAGAAATACTGATATATCTACGTAACACCAAAAAAATGACAccaatgatataaaaaaaatagatatatctaattataacCAACAAATGAAAATCCTGATATAGAAATACTGATATATCTACTAAACACCAAAAAAATGACACacataataaagaaaaaaaatagatatatctaattataacCAGCAAATCACACCcatgattaataaatatatattaatgttttcatatagAAAACCGTAACACTCGCCAGAGCATATCAATCTGCCCTCGTATGTGACTACAGAGATATCTTTAACTCGATCGTTTGAGCGTTAACTACATTGTAGTAAGCCAGATATCCCGAGTTCGATCCCTCGCGTTTAGGATTAATTGATCATGGGTTCCCTTACAATAATTACATAACATTGAACTACAAACAATATTTCAGCACCTTGGTGTTCCTGCAAATGTGGAAAAACGAAGATCGATCAAGCCAACCAACGAAAATAATGACGAGGATCGACCCCCTCTAGTTGTCATTTCTGCTACCCTTCCAAAAGGAGAAATAGAAACAGAATTGACGACAGGTCTTATGTACAACATCAGCTCTTATGTTCCTCCGCATCTCACACTTATGTTTGCCTTACAGGTCGGTAAAACTTTCATTGTTTTTCATAgtatatttacatagatataacatgatatatctaaatgtgtattttgtgtattaAAGTAAATTCTTTATCGCTAAACATAATTGTAAATAGTCTAAGGTTGTTTTTCTTGGACAAACGATTTACCTTATCATTAAATTATACATATGTTGTAACATGCATGGTCTGACACAGTCCGATTGATCTAAGATGTCATctgatttattttacatattggTTCAATGTGTCCTTGGCACTAAGTATCTGACGACCTTCAGTTTTAGTAAACAATCGACAGTACGTGATACAGACATATACCATTATGACGAAAGACAGGATTACGTTTTGAACAACATATCCTATTACATATCTCAACGCTAGGGGACATGTTACAAGCGCTTTAACAGGTGCAATAAGTTATAACATGAGGAATATAATTAtgtgaaaattttcattttcattcaaatCGCGTTAACACTTCAAGATATGTAAAAAAACACACCAGTTATTTGGTTTGatgaatttctttcatagaagaatgaaaagaatttttcgaccaatcacatttgagtatttaccatgaaaacaaagaaaaattaattattatatcgtgaatgtcattgtttatattgttGTGAGAGGCAGGTAATGTGCTGTCGGTGGTATATCATCTTTGATATTAATAAGGAATTGTTCTGGATATTAGAAAATGACTATATGGTGCACATTGGCTCTAAAAgcaatgtattatttatttttcagcaAGCCCTGTTGTCTCTGTCAGGCTCCCTGGCCGTGTCCCTACTAATGGCAGAGGTGGTGTGTGCAGAGGATAACGATGAATTCAAAGCCAAACTCCTCAGTTCCACTCTGTTCATGAATGGCGTGACGACATTCTTCATGGTCACCCTGGGTGTACGGTCAGTCTGCTTGTTTGCATCAACAGTTTATTAAGCTTTTATCGTTTACAGATATTTGTTCTATTACTTTTAAAATCATTACATAAAAGGATTGTAGCTGATATCGTTTAATTACAATCTCTTTGTTAACACTGATTTTGACTCTGCTATAATCTACATTTAATAAGTAATGAagaattctttttttatttgcgaatctttttttttatttcatgctATGATGTTTGTCGTGTACGTGTTAGTGAGCTTATGTCCTCGTGCTGCGTTTGTTGTCTGTTCGTCCGTCCGGGCGTCTGTCCGACCGTCTGTCCAGCGTCACTCTGTTCTCTTTAAACATCTTCGGATTAGCCAATGAGCCTAGTAATTAGTAGTTAGACCAGTAACATGCTCAGGTGTATGATTATCAAGGTCAGTATGTGTGTTTTACTTCATTACTGTCAAGATCACAATCGCCAAATCAGTCTCTTTGAAATAACAAGGAGATCCTAAAACTTAATGCTGAAAAAAGGTCATGTTGGGGGGAAAGCAACCATTTTTTGATGAACTCTTCAGAAGATGACAGGGAGGTTACTTTATCTGTCTCTACGgatgtaaacaacaaaaatgcGGAGTGTTCTGCAACGTATTGGCAGCTTTTTGACAAATCAAGGAAGACTTGTAAATTACAACTCTTTCACGGTGTCAAAGTTTAATAAATGTCCGATGGTATGACATTAATGTTCCACGAAAAGTATCAGAAAAATGGAAAAGATACAACAAAAGAGCCTTGTGTTTAGTCCATAATGATCACAACTCATCTTCTTACCAGTAACTTATTTTAACCAAAAGTAATAAATGGCATGTAAGGCGCCTGACCGATATGGGTTGTGAAGTTTTTAAGATAACCATACAGATAGcaactgtatatattaaaaacCAGAAAAACTTAAAAGAAATCCAACTATGACCTGAGGGCACAATTCGAATTTGCTTTTAAGACCGGTCAGGTGTGGAACTGTCTCCCCAATGACTTTCGAAAAATAGAAAACTTCAGATTATTCAGGAGAATGGTCCACTCTTGGGATGGTTCCATCTGTCTATGTTATATTTGCAAATCCTGATGATTCTGCTTGTTTCCTCTGTACATGTCTAAATACTTcgtattttttaacatttttactttctacatgCAACCTCATATCAGAAAATGTTCAAttcattattcatttatttatgtcttttttttatctattgcGTCAGTGAGTTTGGTAGGTAGGGGTTTTCTGTCCTATTAATTATTCTATCTAAATTTGTATTTTCAAGATTTCATGATAACGCTTCATGCCTTTTATCTTGTAAAATGATACCTCTATATGTTTCGTAgttaataattgttttaaacaGTGTTGTGCATGGTCAATCGTGTCGATGACTCAGTTGACGTGtcaagagttgatatgaccaacataGAAGCTGAGCCCTCGACATGATTGATCTGGCTACCTTGAACCGAAACGTAATATTAGTACGATatgctttatatatatgtttatattatatgtattacaGGCATATTATAATTGCAATGTTGTTGTATACAATCTACATTTCATATGATCCGACCATATGTAAgacatatgtaatgtatataataagaAATTTGCAGGCTTTCTACTTTATCGCCATAACAGATTACCAGTGTTCCAAGGACCTTCCTCTAGCTACGTGGCACCACTTTTAGCCATATCTCAGATAGATAAAGGAAGATGCAACGGCACACAGCCCTTCACTTGTAAGGTGAACCATCTCTCATAAGTATTGCGCTTATTAGTGAGTACGTCGATTGTTGTTGTGCATATTGGTGAGAAAGCCGATGACAGAGGGCCAAATGACCACGGACTTTAATTGGTTGATTGCTTTTAGAGGACTGGCTATATTGTTATGATGATTCAAACATTCGATGCTTTAACATCTTTTCGAAGCAAAACGTATATtttcttacaaaacaaaatgaattgtTAGCATATAACACTGTTACTAACCAAAATTAGTAAGCTTGTCTATGTATCGCTTGTGAGAATTGAAGTAATATTAAGTTAACTGGTAACATACTTTTCATGTAAGCCTTAATGAATTGCATATCACAGGTTAGAATCCTTAGTTTATTTATCTACAAGAGTGTATACTCTCGTTTTGATGTCTTTTGATCATACCTTAAATTATGTAttacatttactgtacattttaCTGGAAGTCAAATACTAACCGTCACATAATGATGTAACACGTGTCAGTACTTTGACGAAAATGAATTCCCTATTATTGCCTTTAACGTTCGTTCATTATTATGATGATAATTACACGAACGTTACCGACAGTAACAGGAAAACACTATTCAAATAAACCTTCGCTCGATTCTGCCTGCAGTTTTcaacaatatttcaaacatgACAGAGACAAAATTTCCGGAAGGGTCCGACGAAATCGTACTCCGCTATATACAGGCGGTAAGTTTTATTAATAACAATGCCTGGTGTGTGTTAGTTTTATATGTACTACTCAATgcaagttttatatataattagcttATAAGTAAAGGATCTGCTCTACTCTGTCTTTTTTCACTTTATTGTTAAATACTGCTTTAGATgttcgatatacatgtattacaatttCAATATACTTGTGTTACTATGCTATACATCGCAAAAGTAGCACTGTGTCAaatgcactatgtgttggtgatccgaagataaagatttagatttcctgtcgtagttgaaCAGTGGCGAATATttatgtgtacaattcgcatccatgtatgtaaatacattgtgatCCAGGTTTTCATACTACAGACACGAGTTCCAATTTGATCATGTCAGGCTATCGGGCcaaccatcactgcgccattgaagcGTTCTTTTTAGGAagccgatgtggcgcagcgatATAAGCTGCGGGtgtttctggctaggcgattaggtgacgtagatcgtgagttcgaggcccggttaGGGCTCGGGTCAtcaagttgtcttccttcgtcatttgtgttactatgttatatatcaaatgattagcataatgtatcatatgcactatgtgttggcgatccgaagataaagatttgaatgtCCTGTCATAGTTGAACAGTGGCGAATATttatgtgtacaattcgcatccatgtatgtaaatacattgtgatCCAGGTTTTCATACTACAGAGACGAGTTCCAATATGATCCTGTCAGGCTATCGGGCCAACCATCACTGCGACATTGAAAAGTTCTTTTTAGGAagccgatgtggcgcagcgatATAAGCTGCGGGtgtttctggctaggcgattaggtgacgtagatcgtgagttcaaCGCCCGGTTAGGGATCGGGTCAtcaagttgtcttccttcgtcagttgtgttactatgttatatatcaaatgattAGCATAATGTATcgtatgcactatgtgttggcgatccgaagataaagatttgaatgtCCTGTCATAGTTGTCATagtatgaaaaaatatatatacaattttacataTAGCAAAAGGAGGTATTaacaaaatgttttcatattttttagtTACAAGGCAGTTTATTGGCTGCTGGTGCTGTCCATTTTTTGGTAGGAGTGACTGGATTGGCTGGAGTTTTGCTACGATTTATTGGGCCAATTACAATTGTCCCGACAATTCTCCTCACTGGCTTTTCCGTAACAGACACAATTATAAAATACACTCAAGTCAACTGGCCGCTGTCTATAATGTAGGTCGTTTGTAACTACATATTCAAGaacttttataaaatatataacgtTTTCGACGTGCTTTACGGTTACAGAGTGTAAAACTTAATCTACTGCAACATGAAAATGTCACTCAGTCACTATACAACTGGACATGTCCTATTATAAGAAGAGTGATATTCCTATCTTGTTTTATGCCTTGAATTCAAAACTGTTTATTCACTCTATGGGAATGAACagtattttttaatgatatgagcacaaatactgtaaatatattttcgGATGTGCcatttttatttagattttattAGATGTTTGAAGCGAATATATAAATCGGtcagtatatattttttcaatatatcgatgtttcctttgtttatttaatcAAACCTCGATACACGccacatatatgatataatatgaaaGGCTTGCACACAAAATATAAGCACCTTTCAAAATTGAGCGTTAGATACAGTAAAGCTTAAACTGAGTTAAActacattataaaacaaaaacgttGTCATATCCATCCGAAATGATAAATATCAAtactcaattttaattttccttaCAGGACCAGTGCCATAGCCATAATCCTGTCTCTGTACTTAGCTAATAGGAAAACAGTCATCCCGATGTGGTCAAGAAAGAAATCCTGGCATTTGATACGATATCCACTCCATACAGTGTTCGCTGTAAGTACACTAACAGTAAACTATTTTGGCGATTATTCAATTTCATCTATTTTTCGAGTAAACTGAAGTTTCTGTACTCTTGGTCCTCTACTTCATCATTACGCTAATTGGCTTAAAGTTGGTTGTACACGCGGTCCTCTACTTCATCATTTCTCTAATTAGCTTAAAGTCGGTTATGTTCGCGGTCCTCTACTATGTACGCGGTCCTCTACTTCATCTTGACGCTAATTGGCATAAAAGTCGGTTGTGTACGCGTCATATACGTCATCAATGTGCTAATTAGCTTAAAGTCAGTTGTGTACGCGATCCTCTACTTCATAATTGCGCTAATTGGCTTAAAGTCGGTTGTGTACGCGGTCTTCTACTTCATCATTACGATAATTGGATTTAAGTCGGCTGTGTACGCGGTCCTCTATATCGTCATTACGGTAATTAGCTTAAAGTTGGTTGTGTACGCGGTCTTCTACTTCGTCATTACGCTAATTGGCTTAAAGTCGGATTTGTACGCCTTCCTCTACTTCGTCATTGCCCTAATTAGCTTAAAGTTGGTTGTGTACGCGGTCCTCTGCTTCGTCATTACGCTTATTGGATTTAAGTCGGTTTTGTACGTGATCCTCTACTTCATCATTACGGTACTTAGCTTAAAGTCGGTTGTGTACGCGGTCCTCTACTTCGTCATTGCGCTAATTAGCTTTAAGTAGGTTGTGTACGCGGTGCTTTACTTCGTCACTGCGCTAATTGGCTTAAAGTCGGTTATGTACGTGGTCCTAGCTTAAAGTCGGTTTTGTACGCGGTCCTCTACTTCATCATTACGCGTATTAGCTTAAAGTCGGTTGTGTATGTGATCCTCTACTTCATCATTACGCTTATTGGATTGAAGTCGGTTGTGAAAGCGGTCCTCAACTTCGTTATTACGCTTTTTAGCTTAAAGTCGGTAGTGTACGCAAATTTTAGTGCGCCAAAATGAATAAGTATACAATATTTTCCTTAATTGTTAATCATAATGAAATCAAACATTGTTCTTATTATCCAAAGAACCCGGTCAGGTTCAAACAGAAGGTAAAGATGAAGATTTTTATAATCTGAGAATTAATTTCAGAAACACACTGCTTCATACAACGTGTATAATATGTTCGACATATTTGATATCAGTACCGGTATTTCATCTGGAAACGTTTCCTTTCCTTTGCGGTATGAAATGAGACGGTTTGATGCATATTGATACAAATGGTGGTTCTGTTTTCACCCCTCAATCTCGTTTTGATTTAACATACAATTGTGTGCTCTGTATTGCGGATGAAGCAGAGAACATTTATCCTTTCAGAACACATGGCTTAATTCTCCATGTCATTTTCACGGGCCTTCATTTCCGCTCCTATTTTGGCTTCTCGACTTCttctctgttttttttttttttttgtttgttgattttttgtgtgtttttctttgtttttgttgtttttgtttttgtgtcttttttgtgtgtttttctttgtttttgttgtttttgtttttgtgtcttttttgtgtgtttcttcctttgtttttgttgggaatttttaatgttttttttgtctGACCCTTACGTGTTATGTTGCCACTGTTATCTTATGGAAATGTTTTTACGATAGCTCCTGATAGCTATGGCGGTAGGTTGGGCGATGTGTGCCATCCTTACAGAGGTCGGTGCCTTCAGTATGGACAGGGATCATAAAGACTTTTACTCAAGGACAGACGCTAGGACAGACATCATCCACAAGTCCAGCTGGTTTAACATGCCCTATCCTGGTACGTGACCCTAATGCCAGTTTGTTCAACATGCCCTACCCTGGTACGTGACCCCAATGTCAGTTGGTTCAACATGCCCTACCCTGGTACGTGACCCTAATGTCAGTTGGTTCAACATGCCCTTCCCTGGTACGTGACCCTTATGTCAGCTGGTTTAACATGCCCTTCCCTGGTACGTGACCATAATGCCAGTTTGTTCAACATGCCCTTCCCTGATATGTGACCCTAATGTCAGTTTGTTCAGCATGCCTTAACTGGTATGTGACATAAATGTAAACTGGTGCAACTTGCCCTTCCTTGTACGTTATATAAATGCCCTTCCCTGGTACGTGACCCTAATGTCAGTTGGTTCAACATGCATTACCGGTTACGTTACATAAATGTCAACTGGTTCAGCATGCCCTGTGTAAGTACGTTGTTCTTGGTTTTAAAATGTCCTGAACATTCGAAAAAGAAATATTGGAGTTAAAAGATACGTTTTGAACTATCTTTTGACGAGACGACACAATTCCCCGCATAGCAGATTGATGATAAACCAGAAACGTTAGAAAATTATTTGCTAACGGTGCTTTTGCCAAAATTAGTTGTGGACATCACCATGACATACACTGCCCTCCAAAAGTCCAGTTACAATTATTACGGAAAATATAGCGAAGTAAAGtctttattacaatttgttaGAATCATAACTTCTTAGGATGTTTTTGTTCATGATTTAAAATGCTCCTTTTTGTAATAATGCATATGTTTTGTTACAGTGTAaatcctcaaaatgcaacattctGGAAATTTCCCACTTTGTTTAatacaaatttcaaaaatacatttattacattcaTTAACTTTTAATTAGTTAAacaattacttttatttgtgtcagtaaaaacacacttatttttattcaattttgaaCATTATGGAAAATATGGCCCTACATTCTCTCTCCTTGCAACTTCAaagaagtgaggtatttttcaaataatttgcaatcAGTATTAACAAATAGACTATCTAATGTATATTACAacactttttctcaaattttgtttGCTAACTATTCTTTTGGAGGGAAGTGTACATTAAAATATGGGGGTTATCTCATAATTTTTACCATTTTTCCGTTCAGGACAGTTTGGACCGATGCGGTTTGATATCTCAGTGTTCGTTAGCTTTATGGTGGCAACTGTTGTTTCCATCCTCGATTCCTACGGGAGTAGCATTGGTGCTATTGGACTGACACAGGTGAGTGTTtgttaataatataataaaacatagaACACATCCCCTTCTAAACTTAAACACTTGTCGATTAATGTCCATTTTTATTCTTCTAACTTACCTTCTGTATCTCAACACTTGGTCCTCAGTATTACTAACGAGTCATACAAAGACATGGAGGCCGAATGATGATTTTTGTATCGATTATAAATAAGAAGGAATATTACAAATTGAATTTCAAAATCACAAATCCCTTGTGTGTCTGCTATACAAGATGTCTTCAAGCGCAATGTTATGATAATAAACTCTGGCACGAAGGGCAATCGTTTAATGGTAAGTGTGCTTGTTGGTGCAAACTCGCTGTGAATGTCTAATGTAACTAATTAAGCACATATAATGAAGCACGGTTAAACATTATAAGCTCGGATGAAATACATTCACCTCGAATGGTAGACTTCTTATTAGCATTTGATGATGTGTATGCTATGTGATGAATGTCTCCAAATACAATGttttcacacattttaacgTAAATTGAAATTCGGATTCATTAGGGCCAAAATTAATTGAACTGCATAATACAGTTGTTTCACTCttctaggactcgacagtgaaGATGAAGGCCTCAATAAATCAAAAGTGTTGATACCCATATGATGTCATAAAATTGGGTTAGGATAGAGATTCGGTATTTATCAGTTGTGTTTTTTCTTCCCCTTCGATTTAAGCTTGAAAGTATGCAGCGATGGCTTCTGATCAAACACCTTGACGATTGTcaaataaaagtgttttttgtCTTCACTGCACAATTATAATAAAGAAAAGTTTTAAATATCATGTGCTGACCCTCTTACAATAACTTGAGAATTGAAACTCTgcttgtttacatgtaattatccATGCTGTGAAGCTCTGTTTGCATATTACTACCAGGATTGctagatacaataa
This genomic stretch from Pecten maximus chromosome 13, xPecMax1.1, whole genome shotgun sequence harbors:
- the LOC117340521 gene encoding solute carrier family 23 member 2-like; its protein translation is MDLTVEGIRSAHRNPLGWAGDPILLSRLISHTSCYTYKRGSQGQQSKHLGVPANVEKRRSIKPTNENNDEDRPPLVVISATLPKGEIETELTTGLMYNISSYVPPHLTLMFALQQALLSLSGSLAVSLLMAEVVCAEDNDEFKAKLLSSTLFMNGVTTFFMVTLGVRTSAIAIILSLYLANRKTVIPMWSRKKSWHLIRYPLHTVFALLIAMAVGWAMCAILTEVGAFSMDRDHKDFYSRTDARTDIIHKSSWFNMPYPGQFGPMRFDISVFVSFMVATVVSILDSYGSSIGAIGLTQVASRYVFIATALIYIVFGLVGKVSAIFITIPYPVLGGILLVMFGVFNGVVLSNLQSVSLSSMRNLAIIGTSLMVGLVIPEWIETYDNTIDTGNKEADNVILALLGNPNLAGGVLACFLDNTIPGTRTERGIAQWETKEEDDSSSKFSEGYEVYNPLFFDKLKHFKMLRFLPFMPAPQEKGV